A single Schistocerca piceifrons isolate TAMUIC-IGC-003096 chromosome 6, iqSchPice1.1, whole genome shotgun sequence DNA region contains:
- the LOC124802621 gene encoding dysbindin, translating into MFDSLRDRFHTVQEGITASFRGLSTSDSVHKHIPARGRKVNYNAGGELLLKYQNEWSELHKQSEENAVQAQVVDDLITKLHTECQKSWTSMNGAAMVLASVPQILADVQGLMSQLGTLTETFEEVETGLARLEDIVEVQELQEQQLDHRFQLALYKERRLAELEAVRDKLAAEHAQRLRDHEARQQVALRERQETFEQAFKEDLQQYKESGTLPGTISPPGQKTTCLEEVILEPEDPSALDTFLDDDTKEAPAVQDSSSGDDLKASDAKL; encoded by the exons ATGTTTGACAGTTTGCGTGATCGGTTTCATACAGTCCAGGAGGGGATCACTGCCAG TTTCAGAGGTTTGTCAACATCCGATTCTGTTCACAAACATATTCCTGCTAGAGGTCGTAAAGTGAACTACAATGCAGGAGGCGAACTTTTACTGAAGTACCAAAATGAGTGGAGCGAGCTGCATAAACAGTCTGAGGAAAATGCTGTCCAAGCACAG GTAGTTGATGATCTTATTACAAAGCTGCACACAGAATGTCAAAAGAGCTGGACATCAATGAATGGTGCTGCAATGGTGCTTGCAAGTGTGCCGCAGATATTGGCGGATGTGCAGGGCCTCATGTCACAGCTTGGTACTCTCACAGAAACTTTTGAGGAAGTAGAA ACAGGGCTGGCACGTCTTGAGGACATAGTTGAGGTTCAAGAGCTGCAGGAGCAACAACTTGACCACAGATTCCAGTTGGCTCTTTACAAGGAGCGACGGCTGGCTGAGCTTGAGGCTGTGCGTGACAAACTGGCAGCTGAGCATGCACAACGACTTAGGGATCATGAGGCAAGACAGCAAGTTGCTCTTCGTGAAAGACAGGAAACATTTGAACAGGCATTCAAAGAGGACCTGCAGCAATACAAAGAGTCGGGAACTTTGCCAG gaACTATAAGTCCTCCAGGCCAGAAAACTACATGTTTAGAGGAAGTTATTCTTGAGCCAGAAGATCCATCTGCTCTGGATACTTTCCTTGATGATGATACTAAAGAGGCTCCAGCAGTTCAGGATTCTTCCTCGGGAGACGATCTTAAAGCAAGTGATGCAAAACTGTAA